Proteins encoded by one window of Chondromyces crocatus:
- a CDS encoding NAD(P)/FAD-dependent oxidoreductase, translating into MNVEETVVIVGAGQAGGEVATSLRQQGYEGRVVLVGDEAHPPYQRPPLSKGFLLGKVQLAQLYLKPEATYERFNIALKLGTRVTAVEREAREVVLHDGSRLAYDKLVLATGGRARMLELPGVDPYKLGNLFYLRSIPDVEGMRSHFVAGKHLVLIGAGYVGLEVAAAAVQLGVQVTVIDVAPRVLSRVTGPEVSGFIEGVHRDRGVTFRMPATVKGVTLDEAGEAVREVVVEQDGVEERIAADVVLVGIGLVPNTELAEAAGLAVDDGIVVDALAQTSDPRVLAVGDCANQPSAYAGRRIRLESVPNAMEHARVAAATVLGKAAPTPAVPWFWSEQYGMRLQLVGLSTGYDRCVVRGSMENRAFSAFYLADGHLIAADVVGRPADFVAAKKLVAAKAVLDPAALADENVALATLG; encoded by the coding sequence ATGAACGTGGAAGAGACGGTGGTCATCGTGGGGGCAGGGCAGGCTGGCGGCGAGGTGGCGACCTCGCTCCGGCAGCAAGGCTACGAGGGGCGCGTCGTGCTCGTGGGGGACGAGGCGCACCCGCCCTACCAGAGGCCACCTCTCTCGAAAGGGTTTCTGCTGGGCAAGGTGCAGCTCGCGCAGCTCTACCTGAAGCCCGAGGCGACGTACGAGCGGTTCAACATCGCGCTCAAGCTCGGGACGCGGGTGACGGCCGTCGAGCGGGAGGCGCGCGAGGTGGTGCTCCACGATGGGAGCCGGCTCGCCTACGACAAGCTGGTGCTCGCGACCGGAGGTAGGGCGCGGATGCTGGAGCTGCCGGGCGTGGACCCGTACAAGCTCGGGAACCTGTTCTACCTGCGGTCGATCCCCGATGTGGAGGGGATGCGGTCGCACTTCGTGGCGGGCAAGCACCTGGTGCTCATCGGGGCGGGGTATGTCGGGCTGGAGGTGGCCGCAGCGGCGGTGCAGCTCGGGGTGCAGGTGACGGTGATCGACGTGGCCCCGCGGGTGCTGTCGCGGGTGACGGGGCCCGAGGTGTCGGGGTTCATCGAGGGGGTGCACCGGGATCGCGGGGTGACGTTCCGGATGCCGGCAACGGTGAAGGGCGTGACGCTGGACGAGGCGGGTGAGGCGGTGCGCGAGGTGGTGGTGGAACAGGACGGGGTGGAGGAGCGGATCGCCGCCGACGTGGTGCTGGTGGGCATCGGGCTGGTGCCGAACACGGAGCTGGCCGAGGCAGCGGGGCTCGCGGTGGACGATGGGATCGTGGTGGACGCGCTGGCGCAGACGTCCGACCCGAGGGTGCTGGCGGTGGGGGACTGCGCGAACCAGCCGAGCGCGTACGCGGGGCGAAGGATCCGGCTGGAGTCGGTGCCGAACGCGATGGAGCACGCGCGGGTGGCCGCGGCGACGGTGCTCGGGAAGGCGGCGCCGACGCCGGCGGTGCCGTGGTTCTGGTCGGAGCAGTACGGGATGCGGTTGCAGCTCGTGGGGCTGTCGACGGGGTACGATCGGTGCGTGGTGCGCGGCTCGATGGAGAACCGGGCGTTCTCGGCGTTCTACCTGGCAGACGGGCACCTGATCGCGGCGGACGTGGTGGGGCGGCCGGCGGATTTCGTGGCGGCGAAGAAGCTGGTCGCGGCGAAGGCGGTGCTGGATCCGGCGGCACTCGCAGACGAGAACGTGGCGCTGGCGACGCTGGGATGA
- a CDS encoding ROK family protein encodes MTGGITIGVDLGGTKIEIAALKLDARLHASGPHPAGPSASASSTSSASTAVPDVVARRRIPTHRERGYDAVLEETATLIESFAAELGLDLRHTPLGVGMPGSITRAGLIKNANTVCLNGRPFRTDLEARLRRPTAFDNDANCFALAEAFLGAAAPYRDGVVFGVIMGTGVGGGLVLHGRPWPGPQGIAGEWGHHGVYADRGAPCYCGQRGCLEQYISGPAVEADYAQRAGTARHLDEIAARRDHDPHAQAALDTFLDAYGRGLANLIDILDPSAVVLGGGVSQLDLLYDEGRARVARYVFNDELSTPILRNALGDSAGVIGAALLGAAKADACSSPPSSRDPSPR; translated from the coding sequence ATGACGGGGGGGATCACCATCGGCGTCGACCTCGGCGGCACCAAGATCGAGATCGCAGCGCTGAAGCTCGATGCGCGGCTGCACGCCTCCGGACCCCACCCCGCCGGCCCGAGTGCCTCCGCGAGCAGCACCTCCAGCGCGAGCACCGCCGTACCCGACGTCGTCGCCCGCCGCCGCATCCCCACCCACCGCGAGCGCGGCTACGACGCCGTCCTCGAAGAGACCGCCACCCTCATCGAGTCGTTCGCTGCCGAGCTGGGCCTCGACCTGCGCCACACACCCCTCGGCGTCGGCATGCCCGGGAGCATCACCCGCGCTGGCCTGATCAAGAACGCCAACACCGTCTGCCTGAACGGCCGCCCCTTCCGCACCGACCTCGAAGCCCGCCTCCGTCGCCCCACCGCCTTCGACAACGACGCCAACTGCTTCGCCCTCGCCGAGGCCTTCCTCGGCGCCGCCGCCCCCTACCGCGACGGCGTCGTCTTCGGCGTCATCATGGGTACGGGCGTCGGCGGTGGCCTCGTCCTCCACGGCCGCCCCTGGCCAGGCCCCCAGGGCATCGCTGGCGAGTGGGGTCATCATGGCGTCTACGCCGACCGCGGCGCCCCTTGCTACTGTGGCCAGCGTGGCTGCCTGGAGCAGTACATCAGCGGCCCCGCCGTCGAGGCCGACTACGCCCAGCGTGCCGGCACCGCACGCCACCTCGACGAGATCGCCGCCCGCAGAGACCACGACCCCCACGCCCAGGCCGCCCTCGACACCTTCCTCGACGCCTACGGCCGCGGCCTCGCCAACCTCATCGACATCCTCGACCCCAGCGCCGTCGTCCTCGGCGGAGGCGTGAGCCAGCTCGACCTCCTCTATGACGAGGGCCGCGCGCGGGTCGCCCGGTACGTCTTCAACGACGAGCTTTCGACCCCCATCCTCCGCAACGCCCTCGGCGACTCCGCAGGCGTCATCGGCGCCGCCCTGCTCGGCGCAGCGAAAGCGGACGCCTGCTCCAGCCCCCCCTCGTCACGCGACCCAAGCCCACGCTGA
- a CDS encoding ATP-dependent helicase has protein sequence MAEQYEHGDTTQDPRVVMNEELNGPQADAVTHVDGPLLIFAGAGSGKTRVIVYRIANLLAGHHVPPYRILAVTFTNKAAGEMKLRLERLVGPEIVRDLWVGTFHSVCVRLLRKHHEAAGLDRGFVIYDDADQRAVVARVLKELDLDDRRYPPRQVLSRIHAYKQEGRSPDDIDSDSYFDDAVTRCYRAYERHLKTASAVDFDDLLLAVLRLVEDPESLAGEDLRSRFRYVLVDEFQDVNHVQYRLVRALCQKHDNLCVVGDDDQSIYRWRGADVRVIRGFRRDFPTANVIKLEQNYRSVGNVVQAALGVIRHAKDREPKELWTSNRPGDPVQVVAADSEHDEAAWVAARIRELTEQGVSPREIAVFYRVHAQSRVLEEVLRSERIPYQIIGGTRFFERAEIKNLLSYLRVVVNPRTDVDLHRIINVPPRKIGATTIDRLIQVADNLQVSLYDAIQPLAEGAIQDAHTGNKPSVTPQIRKNLLAFRDMMEKLREMAREASPSQLAEEILERTGYARLLKEEDNAEADARLQNLHELLQSILDYEEEMKAAGEPALLTGYLERVSLTSDADTLEDVPKVAMMTIHAAKGLEFHAVFLTGMEEDLFPFRSMEPSRNDDVEEERRLAYVAVTRAREKLWITHASRRAIFGQTRYNAPSRFLKDMPASAVRGVLTPASQLMARRPEGSGGFGMSQGAGRFGGGRGDRDRSAGARFDDGPRLAWRHPQQGAMGSAGSASPPAALRNLPVRPPTPSATAAPGERFVEREPDVESDGEAISLRRGSRVQHDRFGLGTVNSIDPGPDPIASVTFSGWGTKRIMVRFLKPLEGR, from the coding sequence GTGGCGGAGCAGTACGAGCACGGAGACACCACGCAGGATCCTCGCGTGGTGATGAACGAAGAGCTGAACGGCCCCCAGGCGGACGCGGTCACACACGTCGACGGGCCGCTCCTCATCTTCGCGGGCGCGGGCAGCGGCAAGACACGGGTCATCGTCTACCGCATCGCCAACCTGCTCGCCGGCCATCACGTACCGCCGTACCGTATCCTTGCGGTGACCTTCACCAACAAGGCCGCCGGCGAGATGAAGCTCCGCCTCGAACGCCTGGTGGGCCCCGAGATCGTCCGGGACCTCTGGGTGGGCACGTTCCATTCCGTCTGCGTCCGCTTGCTCCGGAAGCACCACGAGGCCGCGGGGCTGGATCGTGGCTTCGTCATCTACGATGACGCGGACCAGCGCGCCGTCGTGGCCCGCGTCCTCAAGGAGCTCGATCTCGACGACCGCCGCTACCCGCCGCGCCAGGTCCTCTCGCGCATCCACGCCTACAAGCAAGAGGGGCGCAGCCCCGACGACATCGACTCCGACAGCTACTTCGACGATGCGGTGACGCGCTGCTACCGCGCCTACGAGCGTCACCTCAAGACGGCCAGCGCCGTCGACTTCGACGACCTCCTCCTCGCCGTGCTCCGCCTCGTCGAGGACCCGGAGAGCCTCGCCGGCGAGGACCTCCGGAGCCGCTTCCGTTACGTGCTGGTCGACGAGTTCCAGGACGTGAACCACGTCCAGTACCGCCTCGTCCGCGCCCTCTGCCAGAAGCACGACAACCTGTGCGTGGTCGGCGACGACGACCAGAGCATCTACCGCTGGCGCGGGGCCGACGTCCGCGTCATCCGCGGCTTCCGCCGTGACTTCCCCACGGCGAACGTCATCAAGCTGGAGCAGAACTACCGCTCGGTCGGCAACGTCGTCCAGGCCGCCCTCGGTGTCATCCGCCACGCCAAGGACCGCGAGCCCAAGGAGCTGTGGACCTCGAACCGCCCTGGCGATCCAGTCCAGGTGGTCGCCGCCGACAGCGAGCACGACGAGGCGGCGTGGGTCGCCGCGCGCATCCGCGAGCTCACCGAGCAGGGCGTCTCTCCGCGCGAGATCGCCGTCTTCTACCGTGTCCACGCCCAGTCGCGCGTCCTCGAAGAGGTGCTCCGCTCCGAGCGCATCCCCTACCAGATCATCGGCGGCACCCGCTTCTTCGAACGCGCCGAGATCAAGAACCTGCTCTCGTACCTGCGCGTCGTGGTCAACCCGAGGACGGACGTCGACCTCCACCGCATCATCAACGTCCCGCCCCGCAAGATCGGCGCGACCACCATCGACCGGCTGATCCAGGTCGCCGACAACCTCCAGGTCTCCCTCTACGACGCCATCCAGCCCCTCGCCGAAGGCGCCATCCAGGACGCCCACACCGGGAACAAGCCCAGCGTCACCCCGCAGATCCGGAAGAACCTCCTCGCCTTCCGCGACATGATGGAAAAGCTGCGCGAGATGGCCCGCGAGGCCTCCCCGAGCCAGCTCGCCGAAGAGATCCTCGAGCGCACCGGCTACGCCCGGCTCCTCAAGGAAGAGGACAACGCCGAAGCCGACGCGCGCCTCCAGAACCTCCACGAGCTGCTCCAGTCCATCCTCGACTACGAGGAAGAGATGAAGGCCGCCGGCGAGCCCGCCCTCCTCACCGGCTACCTGGAGCGCGTCAGCCTGACCTCCGACGCCGACACCCTGGAAGACGTCCCCAAGGTCGCGATGATGACCATCCACGCCGCCAAGGGCCTGGAGTTCCATGCCGTCTTCCTCACCGGCATGGAAGAAGATCTCTTCCCCTTCCGCAGCATGGAGCCCTCACGCAACGACGACGTCGAAGAAGAGCGCCGCCTCGCCTACGTGGCCGTCACCCGCGCCCGCGAGAAGCTCTGGATCACCCACGCCTCCCGCCGCGCCATCTTCGGCCAGACCCGCTACAACGCCCCGAGCCGCTTCCTCAAGGACATGCCCGCTTCCGCGGTCCGCGGCGTGCTCACCCCCGCGAGCCAGCTCATGGCCCGCCGTCCCGAAGGCTCGGGCGGCTTCGGCATGTCGCAAGGTGCAGGCCGCTTCGGCGGTGGCCGTGGCGATCGCGACCGCTCCGCAGGCGCACGCTTCGACGACGGACCCCGCCTCGCCTGGCGTCACCCCCAGCAAGGCGCCATGGGCTCCGCCGGCAGCGCCAGCCCCCCGGCCGCCCTCCGTAACCTCCCCGTGCGCCCACCGACCCCGTCAGCCACCGCCGCCCCTGGCGAACGCTTCGTGGAACGCGAGCCCGATGTCGAGAGCGACGGCGAGGCCATCTCCTTGCGCCGCGGCTCCCGCGTCCAGCACGACCGCTTCGGCCTGGGTACCGTGAACAGCATCGACCCCGGCCCCGACCCCATCGCGAGCGTCACCTTCTCCGGCTGGGGGACCAAGCGCATCATGGTCCGGTTCCTGAAACCGCTCGAAGGGAGATGA
- a CDS encoding D-alanine--D-alanine ligase family protein, with the protein MRIALTHNLKITGSPEEAEFDSPETINAISAALERAGHEVERIEVSGPASRVIARLEALQPDLIFNTAEGHKGKTREAFYPSLFDEMGIPYTGSDAYAHAIALDKALTKRVLASYAVPTPRARLIRRASLESGALDDVVFPVIVKPNFEGSSKGISSAWSVCEDAHELAEVIDRLLPRFEAGLLIERYLRGFDVGCSFVDGLGEDGILDPVEYCIDPAVAGPYNVYDYYLKNARTEHVAFRMAQLPSTVAQRIRALTGRIVRALDLKDHVRCEFRITPSSLGDRDHEVHFLEVDGLPSLEPGQPVFVSSSQKGVDFDGVILAVVRSACRRRGLMHLLDGAPRKSPRGALRVGFAYNMRRAEAAETDAEAEFDSPKTIQAIAEAIESYGHTVVPLEATPDLPRRIADASPDVVFNIAEGIRGRGREAQVPALCELLGVPYSGSDATTLSLCLDKGLTKQILRSAGIDTAEWQVLSTGREKMKAFRYPVIVKPNAEGTSKGITSSSVVHDEASARTAARQLIERYHQPALIEEYIPGREFTVGLLGERRPKVLPPMEVVFNGSPSHPVYGFEEKLLGATAVSFECPAKLSAPEQKRIEKVARDTFMALDCRDVARVDLRMTKDGKVYVIEINPLPGLTPDFSDLCTIARVAGMDFRSLIGEIMSGCLKRQREGREGRAPEPNAKPSTLPAAQVAQGGQVNAVQGVDRSATSAAPAVTPAALAVTPAALAVTPAAPAVMASPPAPTIAPAPSAPSDKPAGGQPPGPRGVNGA; encoded by the coding sequence ATGCGCATTGCTCTGACCCACAACCTGAAGATCACTGGCTCTCCCGAGGAGGCAGAGTTCGATAGTCCGGAGACGATCAACGCGATCTCCGCGGCGCTCGAGCGGGCCGGGCACGAGGTGGAGCGCATCGAGGTGAGCGGGCCGGCGTCGCGTGTCATCGCGCGGCTCGAGGCGCTCCAGCCGGACCTGATCTTCAACACCGCCGAGGGGCACAAGGGCAAGACGCGCGAGGCGTTCTATCCGTCGCTGTTCGACGAGATGGGCATCCCGTACACCGGCTCCGACGCCTACGCGCACGCGATCGCGCTGGACAAAGCGCTGACGAAGCGGGTGCTGGCGTCGTACGCGGTGCCCACGCCGCGCGCCCGGCTGATCCGGCGCGCGAGCCTGGAGAGCGGCGCGCTCGACGATGTCGTGTTCCCGGTGATCGTGAAGCCGAACTTCGAGGGGTCGTCGAAGGGGATCTCCAGCGCCTGGAGCGTGTGCGAGGACGCGCACGAGCTGGCCGAGGTCATCGATCGGCTGCTGCCCCGCTTCGAGGCGGGGTTGCTCATCGAGCGCTACCTGCGCGGGTTCGACGTGGGCTGCTCCTTCGTGGATGGACTGGGAGAGGACGGCATTCTCGATCCGGTCGAGTACTGCATCGACCCTGCGGTGGCCGGTCCTTACAACGTCTACGACTACTACCTCAAGAACGCGCGCACCGAGCATGTCGCCTTCCGGATGGCGCAGCTTCCTTCCACGGTCGCGCAGAGAATTCGTGCGCTCACCGGCCGCATCGTGCGCGCCCTGGACCTGAAGGACCACGTCCGCTGCGAATTCCGGATCACGCCCTCGTCCCTGGGAGACCGGGATCACGAGGTGCATTTCTTGGAGGTGGACGGGCTGCCCTCGCTGGAGCCGGGGCAGCCGGTGTTCGTCTCCTCGTCGCAGAAGGGGGTCGACTTCGACGGGGTGATTCTGGCCGTGGTGCGCAGCGCTTGCCGGCGCCGTGGGCTCATGCACCTGCTGGACGGGGCGCCGCGCAAGTCCCCTCGCGGGGCGCTGCGGGTGGGCTTCGCCTACAACATGCGCCGGGCCGAGGCCGCGGAGACGGACGCGGAGGCCGAGTTCGACTCGCCGAAGACCATCCAGGCGATCGCCGAGGCCATCGAGAGCTACGGCCACACGGTGGTCCCTCTGGAGGCGACGCCAGACCTGCCCCGACGCATCGCAGACGCCTCGCCCGACGTGGTCTTCAACATCGCCGAGGGCATCCGGGGGCGCGGCCGTGAGGCCCAGGTGCCGGCGCTCTGCGAGCTGCTCGGCGTTCCCTACAGCGGCTCGGACGCGACGACGCTCTCGCTCTGCCTGGACAAGGGCCTCACCAAGCAGATCTTGCGGTCCGCCGGTATCGACACGGCGGAGTGGCAGGTGCTCTCGACCGGCCGCGAGAAGATGAAGGCGTTCCGTTACCCCGTCATCGTGAAGCCGAATGCCGAGGGGACGTCGAAGGGCATCACCTCGTCGTCGGTGGTGCACGACGAGGCCTCGGCGCGGACGGCGGCGCGGCAGCTCATCGAGCGGTACCACCAGCCCGCTTTGATCGAAGAGTACATCCCGGGCCGGGAGTTCACCGTGGGCTTGCTCGGCGAGCGACGCCCCAAGGTGCTGCCGCCCATGGAGGTGGTCTTCAATGGATCCCCTTCTCACCCCGTCTACGGCTTCGAAGAGAAGCTGCTGGGGGCCACGGCGGTGAGCTTCGAGTGCCCCGCGAAGCTTTCCGCGCCCGAACAGAAGCGCATCGAGAAGGTTGCACGTGATACCTTCATGGCGCTCGACTGTCGGGACGTGGCGCGCGTCGATCTGCGCATGACGAAGGACGGCAAGGTGTACGTGATCGAGATCAATCCGTTGCCAGGGCTGACGCCGGACTTCAGCGATCTGTGTACGATCGCGCGGGTCGCGGGCATGGATTTCCGATCGTTGATCGGAGAGATCATGTCCGGCTGCTTGAAGCGGCAGCGTGAGGGGCGTGAAGGTCGCGCGCCGGAGCCGAACGCGAAGCCTTCGACCCTCCCCGCAGCGCAGGTGGCGCAGGGGGGGCAGGTGAACGCAGTGCAGGGCGTCGACCGGTCTGCGACATCGGCAGCGCCAGCCGTGACACCCGCGGCGCTCGCCGTGACACCCGCGGCGCTCGCCGTGACACCTGCGGCGCCTGCCGTGATGGCGTCGCCCCCGGCGCCAACCATCGCCCCCGCGCCCAGCGCGCCGTCCGACAAACCCGCTGGAGGGCAGCCGCCGGGTCCTCGAGGAGTGAACGGCGCATGA
- a CDS encoding P1 family peptidase, which translates to MSGGTPRKPRLRELGVSIGRFPVGQHNAITDVDGVRVNHVTLVEGSGKLVPGVGPVRTGVTAVMPAHGDPFLDRVFAASYVLNGAGEVTGLSQIEEWGLCETPILLCSTLCVGRVADSTVAWLSQQHPMIGQEYDVVIPVVAECDDSYMNDAVGRHVTPADVAEALDGVRAGPVEEGCVGAGTGMQTFHFAGGIGTSSRIIDLAGVSYTVGSLVLSNFGVRDLLRIDGVPIGRMIADRFAHVPQRAPAGSIIVLVATDVPMTHRQLGRLSRRAALAIGRTGGYAAHNSGEIILSWSTANRIPRLSEHGRHVVELILDTTIDPLYEATVDVVEEAILNAICAGVDMVGHSGHRAPALPSDLVAELLRRHRIPHASDPGRSHGGSAQ; encoded by the coding sequence ATGAGCGGGGGAACCCCGCGCAAGCCCCGGTTGCGTGAGCTGGGCGTCTCGATTGGCCGCTTCCCGGTCGGTCAGCACAACGCGATCACCGACGTCGACGGTGTGCGCGTGAACCACGTCACCCTCGTCGAGGGGAGCGGCAAGCTCGTCCCCGGGGTCGGGCCCGTGCGCACGGGGGTGACCGCGGTCATGCCGGCCCACGGCGATCCCTTCCTCGATCGCGTGTTCGCCGCGAGCTACGTGCTCAACGGGGCAGGGGAGGTGACGGGCCTGTCGCAGATCGAGGAGTGGGGTCTCTGCGAGACGCCGATCTTGCTCTGCAGCACACTGTGTGTGGGGCGGGTGGCCGACTCGACCGTCGCCTGGCTCTCGCAGCAGCACCCGATGATCGGCCAGGAATACGACGTGGTGATCCCCGTCGTGGCCGAGTGCGACGACAGCTACATGAACGACGCCGTGGGCCGCCACGTCACGCCGGCCGATGTGGCCGAGGCGCTCGACGGTGTGCGGGCCGGGCCGGTCGAGGAAGGATGCGTCGGGGCGGGGACCGGGATGCAGACCTTCCACTTCGCAGGCGGCATCGGCACCTCCAGCCGGATCATCGACCTCGCGGGCGTCTCGTACACGGTGGGCTCGCTCGTGCTCTCCAACTTCGGCGTGCGAGACTTGCTGCGCATCGACGGCGTTCCGATCGGGCGGATGATCGCCGACCGCTTCGCCCACGTCCCGCAGCGGGCCCCCGCCGGCTCGATCATCGTGCTGGTGGCGACCGACGTGCCGATGACCCACCGGCAGCTCGGCAGGCTGTCACGCCGCGCCGCCCTGGCGATCGGCAGGACCGGCGGCTATGCGGCGCACAACTCGGGCGAGATCATCCTCTCCTGGAGCACCGCCAACCGCATTCCCCGCCTTTCCGAGCACGGGCGCCACGTGGTCGAACTCATTCTCGACACCACGATCGACCCGCTCTACGAAGCGACGGTCGACGTCGTGGAGGAGGCCATCCTCAACGCCATCTGCGCCGGCGTCGACATGGTCGGTCACAGCGGCCATCGCGCTCCGGCGCTCCCCAGCGACCTCGTGGCGGAGCTGTTGCGGCGTCACCGCATTCCACATGCATCGGATCCTGGAAGATCCCACGGCGGGTCAGCTCAATAG
- a CDS encoding NmrA/HSCARG family protein → MTQSEREILVTGATGAQGGAVVRHLLQRGYRVRALCRDPQKPAAKALSEAGVRVLQGDFDDAASLAEATRGVYGVFGVQNFWDGFPGPCIGLEHEVRQGKALLDAAKAADVRHFVQASAGGAAATPCIPSTESKRRIELHAKAIGIPWTFVRSVFFMDNLVHPAWGFMQPILEGRLELSLAPETRLQVIAVDDIGHFVGMAFDRPREFVGSAFDLAGDELSMLEMAAVFSRVMGKEIRFTGSLAGLERVKAFSEELASVFRWAHEVGFGAFIPGLRALHPGLSTLEAFLRRAGWEGRGGRA, encoded by the coding sequence ATGACTCAGAGCGAGCGAGAGATCCTGGTGACGGGTGCGACAGGCGCCCAGGGAGGCGCCGTGGTGCGCCACTTGTTGCAGCGTGGGTATCGTGTCCGCGCGCTGTGTCGTGACCCGCAGAAGCCTGCGGCGAAGGCGCTGTCCGAGGCTGGCGTGCGGGTGCTCCAGGGCGACTTCGACGATGCGGCGTCGCTCGCCGAGGCGACGCGCGGCGTGTACGGCGTCTTCGGTGTCCAGAATTTCTGGGACGGGTTCCCTGGGCCCTGCATCGGCCTCGAGCACGAGGTGCGGCAAGGGAAGGCGCTGCTCGACGCGGCGAAGGCTGCGGATGTCCGGCATTTCGTGCAGGCGTCGGCCGGTGGCGCGGCCGCGACGCCGTGCATCCCCAGCACCGAGTCCAAGCGCCGGATCGAGCTGCACGCGAAGGCCATCGGCATTCCGTGGACGTTCGTGCGTTCGGTGTTCTTCATGGACAACCTCGTCCATCCGGCCTGGGGCTTCATGCAGCCCATCCTGGAGGGGCGCCTGGAACTCTCGCTCGCGCCGGAGACGCGGTTGCAGGTGATCGCGGTCGACGACATCGGACACTTCGTGGGCATGGCCTTCGATCGTCCCCGGGAGTTCGTCGGCTCGGCCTTCGATCTCGCCGGTGACGAACTCTCCATGCTGGAGATGGCAGCGGTCTTCTCGCGGGTGATGGGGAAGGAGATCCGCTTCACCGGGAGTCTCGCGGGGCTCGAGCGGGTCAAGGCGTTCAGTGAGGAGCTGGCCTCGGTGTTCCGGTGGGCGCACGAAGTGGGCTTCGGCGCGTTCATTCCGGGGCTGCGGGCGCTCCACCCGGGGCTGTCGACGCTGGAGGCCTTCCTGCGCCGTGCCGGCTGGGAGGGCCGCGGTGGGCGTGCTTGA
- a CDS encoding nuclear transport factor 2 family protein: MRLSGLAWALACGLSACTASSTHMSGPCPPEAQPAPGASGAIENAATAKGAAASEGTADTAAIEAELEALHRRLVAAYASNDVATLEQLVAPDHIHNNVFGMLQDKEALLGDIRSGTLRFQSYDITSSRWFIEGDLAIVTGTLSAVAERAGKPVPVKAFRFTRIFRKRDGAWLEFLFHNTMIVTPPGAPPAPGAR, from the coding sequence ATGCGTCTCAGTGGCCTCGCGTGGGCCCTCGCCTGCGGGCTCTCGGCGTGTACCGCCTCCTCCACGCACATGTCGGGGCCGTGCCCGCCCGAAGCGCAGCCGGCCCCCGGGGCGTCAGGAGCCATCGAGAATGCGGCCACCGCGAAAGGCGCCGCGGCGAGCGAGGGAACGGCGGACACCGCGGCCATCGAGGCGGAGCTGGAAGCCCTCCACCGGCGGCTGGTCGCAGCGTACGCCAGCAACGACGTGGCCACCCTGGAGCAGCTCGTCGCGCCCGACCACATCCACAACAATGTGTTCGGCATGCTCCAGGACAAGGAGGCGCTGCTCGGCGACATCCGCTCGGGGACGCTCAGGTTCCAGTCCTACGACATCACCTCGTCGCGCTGGTTCATCGAAGGTGACCTGGCGATCGTCACGGGGACGCTGAGCGCCGTCGCCGAGCGCGCTGGCAAGCCTGTCCCGGTCAAGGCGTTCCGGTTCACGCGGATCTTCCGGAAGCGCGATGGGGCGTGGCTGGAGTTTCTGTTCCACAACACCATGATCGTGACGCCCCCTGGAGCGCCACCTGCCCCTGGAGCCCGGTGA
- a CDS encoding DUF2270 domain-containing protein — protein MELHPKDIPTALAHLYRGELGRMVAYRGRLDTTTNWAVGTSAALTTFALGQDRVPHGVFPLVLLLDLIFLWMESRRFRFYELSRMRVRLLETGFYGAVLGKDAQEGWQDALWTSLRTPRAPLGLIQAASVRLRRNYLWLLLAVYLGWALKLWPSQGDAAITAAVGPVSGTWILGGAAALLGALVVVSTLYRLPEEE, from the coding sequence ATGGAACTCCACCCCAAGGACATCCCGACGGCGCTGGCTCACCTCTACCGGGGCGAGCTGGGCCGGATGGTGGCCTACCGGGGGCGGCTGGACACCACCACGAACTGGGCGGTCGGCACCTCGGCCGCGCTCACCACGTTCGCGCTGGGGCAGGATCGGGTGCCGCACGGGGTGTTCCCGCTCGTGCTGCTCCTCGATCTGATCTTTCTCTGGATGGAGTCCCGCCGCTTCCGCTTCTACGAGCTCAGCCGCATGCGCGTGCGGCTTCTGGAGACGGGCTTCTACGGGGCGGTGCTCGGCAAGGACGCGCAGGAGGGCTGGCAGGACGCGCTGTGGACGAGCTTGAGGACGCCGCGCGCGCCGCTGGGGCTGATCCAGGCGGCCTCGGTGCGGCTGCGGCGCAACTACCTGTGGCTGCTGCTGGCCGTGTACCTCGGCTGGGCGCTGAAGCTCTGGCCGAGCCAGGGGGACGCTGCGATCACGGCCGCGGTGGGCCCGGTGTCAGGGACATGGATCCTGGGAGGCGCGGCCGCGCTGCTGGGGGCGCTCGTCGTCGTCTCGACGCTGTACCGACTCCCCGAGGAGGAGTGA